The Deltaproteobacteria bacterium genome segment GTGATCTCCTGAACGGGCGTCGTGATTGCGCCCTTTTCGATCAGGAATCCCTGAGCGCCGCGCGAGTAATCGCCCGTCACCACGTTCACACCCCGGCCCATCATGCGCGTGACGAAAAGCCCGCGCTCGATGCCCGCGAACAGGTCCGCGGCTTTTGTCTCGCCCGGCGTCCACCTGAGGTTGAACGTGCCGATCGACGGCAGCGATCCGTAAGAGCGCGCGGCGTTGCCCGTCGATTTCGCACCGGCCTTGGACGCCGTGTAGGTGTCGTAGAGGAAGGTCGTCAGCGTGCCTTTGTCCACCAGCGTCTTGTTGCGCGTCGGCACGCCCTCGCCGTCGAAGGGCGTGGACGACGTTCCGCGCGGACGATTGGGTTCCTCGGCGATCGTCACCAGCGGCGACGCGATCCCCTGCCCCAGCCGGTCGTGCAAAAAGCTCGACTTCTTGAAGACGAGGTCGCCGTTCAGCGCGCCGATGAGCCCCTGCATGAAGCCTTTGGTCATCTCCGGGTGAAACACGACGGGCATGTTTCCCGACGGAATCTTTTGCGCGCCGAGCATGTCCACGGTGCGTTTGCCGGCTTCGCGCCCGATCGCATCGACGCTCATCATCTCGCCCAGGTGGCAGCGCGTGTCGTATGCCCAGCCCGTCTGGCCCGCGCCGTTTTCGTCCTCGGCGTAGGGCGACGCGACGATCCACACGTAGGTCGAGGCTGCGCTCGCCTCGGCCCCGCTCGATCCGACGACGCCCCATGACGCGATGTAGCGCCCCGCGCCCGCCGAGTTCATCGTCTTGATGCGTTTATCGTACGCCATCGCGATCTTCTCGACCTCGATGGACCGCGCGACAAACCAGTCCATCGGCAGCTTCGCCACTTCCGGGTCGAAGGTGTCCTGCGTCGCGTATCCGCCGCGCAGATCGTCGGCGGCGGGTAGGCGATTGTTCTCGTCCTGGGCCGTGACCTTCGCGAGCGCGAGCACGCGCTCGACGAACGGCTCCAGACGATCGGCGCGCAGATCCGACGTGGAGCCGAAACCGAGCTTGCGCCCCTGGAACACGCGCAGGCCGAGTCCCATCGACTCCGAC includes the following:
- a CDS encoding TldD/PmbA family protein; translated protein: MKSSESMASALSPELMNAARRCVELARKKGADEAEAYVENGRNLDVTAREGAVETVKQSESMGLGLRVFQGRKLGFGSTSDLRADRLEPFVERVLALAKVTAQDENNRLPAADDLRGGYATQDTFDPEVAKLPMDWFVARSIEVEKIAMAYDKRIKTMNSAGAGRYIASWGVVGSSGAEASAASTYVWIVASPYAEDENGAGQTGWAYDTRCHLGEMMSVDAIGREAGKRTVDMLGAQKIPSGNMPVVFHPEMTKGFMQGLIGALNGDLVFKKSSFLHDRLGQGIASPLVTIAEEPNRPRGTSSTPFDGEGVPTRNKTLVDKGTLTTFLYDTYTASKAGAKSTGNAARSYGSLPSIGTFNLRWTPGETKAADLFAGIERGLFVTRMMGRGVNVVTGDYSRGAQGFLIEKGAITTPVQEITVAAHMNDMMRAIDAVGDDLDTRGGTWAPSIRFGELTVSGK